The following proteins are encoded in a genomic region of Opitutus sp.:
- a CDS encoding homoserine dehydrogenase, with the protein MSVPSINIGICGLGTVGQGVWKHIEANRAALESRLGVTLNLARASVRDLKKKRTVRVAATKLTLDPLSIATDPAIHIVCELIGGTTLAREITLAALKSGKTVVSANKALLCKHGPELFAAARKHGGHFLFEASVAGGIPIIKALREGLVANRFKLIYGILNGTCNYILTRMEREGLPYPQILAEAKALGYAEADESLDVEGWDTAHKASILAFLAHGIWVPTEKMLVEGITHITQTDLAYARENGFAIKLLAIISCEADTGEVFVRVHPTLIPRTKVLANVNEVYNGISVTGDVVGETVYIGRGAGQDPTASAVISDIVDAVILLKRGNGQLPAPVETHATLTPLQSITGSYYLRLEVKDEPGVLAKIASATATLDVSIASVLQRPSETAGAASLILTTHQSNEKAIRATVARLKKLSCVVSEPVLLRIADFAA; encoded by the coding sequence ATGAGCGTCCCCTCCATTAACATCGGCATCTGCGGCCTCGGTACCGTCGGTCAAGGCGTGTGGAAACACATCGAAGCCAACCGCGCCGCCCTCGAATCCCGTCTCGGCGTTACGCTCAATCTCGCCCGCGCCTCGGTCCGCGATCTCAAGAAAAAGCGCACCGTGCGCGTCGCCGCGACCAAGCTCACCCTCGATCCGCTGTCCATCGCCACCGATCCGGCGATCCACATCGTGTGCGAGCTCATTGGCGGCACCACCTTGGCCCGCGAGATCACCTTGGCCGCCCTGAAGTCAGGCAAGACGGTCGTCTCCGCCAACAAAGCCCTGCTCTGCAAACACGGTCCCGAGCTCTTCGCCGCCGCCCGCAAACATGGCGGCCACTTCCTGTTCGAGGCATCGGTCGCCGGTGGCATTCCCATCATCAAAGCCCTGCGCGAGGGCTTGGTCGCCAACCGTTTCAAGCTCATCTACGGCATCCTCAACGGCACCTGTAACTACATTCTCACCCGCATGGAGCGCGAGGGATTGCCGTATCCCCAAATCCTCGCCGAGGCCAAGGCGCTCGGTTACGCCGAGGCCGACGAATCCCTCGACGTCGAGGGCTGGGACACCGCCCACAAGGCCTCCATCCTCGCCTTCCTTGCTCACGGCATTTGGGTGCCCACCGAAAAAATGCTCGTCGAGGGCATCACCCACATCACCCAGACCGACCTCGCCTACGCCCGCGAAAACGGTTTCGCGATCAAGCTGCTGGCGATCATCTCCTGCGAGGCCGACACCGGCGAGGTGTTTGTGCGCGTTCACCCGACGCTCATCCCGCGCACCAAGGTGTTGGCCAACGTCAACGAGGTTTACAACGGCATCTCCGTCACCGGCGACGTCGTGGGCGAGACCGTTTACATCGGCCGAGGCGCCGGCCAGGACCCGACTGCCAGCGCGGTGATCAGCGACATCGTTGACGCCGTGATTCTCCTCAAGCGGGGCAACGGGCAACTACCCGCTCCTGTCGAGACCCATGCCACCCTCACGCCGCTGCAAAGCATCACCGGCAGTTACTACCTGCGCCTTGAAGTCAAAGATGAGCCCGGTGTACTCGCCAAGATCGCCAGCGCCACGGCCACGCTCGACGTGAGCATCGCTAGCGTTCTCCAGCGCCCAAGCGAAACCGCCGGAGCCGCCTCGCTCATCCTCACGACTCATCAGTCCAACGAAAAGGCGATCCGCGCCACGGTTGCCCGCCTCAAGAAATTGTCCTGCGTAGTCAGCGAGCCTGTACTCCTGCGCATCGCCGACTTCGCCGCCTGA
- a CDS encoding aspartate kinase translates to MARIVQKYGGTSVGDVERIRKVAERIKAIREEGNELVIVVSARAGVTNELIARAKAVCANPSEREMDQLLSIGEQETIALTAMALHGVGVPAVSYTGAQAGILTDTVHTKAKITTINAKPIADDLKAGKVVIVAGFQGINGEGQTTTLGRGGSDLTAIALAAALQADKCEIYTDVDGVYTADPRVVKDAKKLQEISYDEMLELASSGSKVMQSRSVEFAAKYGVVFEVRSSFNYNPGTIVKQEIAYMEKVVVRGVAVDKDQAKIIVSNILDKPGSAAKVFRALADASIIVDMIVQNVGRNGIANLTFTVPLTDSQKAIKTLEPVLDAIGGGQVAIHENIAKLSVVGVGMKTHSGVAATLFQALADASINIELISTSEIKISVVIDRDKADEAARVAHAAFELEKL, encoded by the coding sequence ATGGCTAGAATTGTCCAAAAATATGGCGGCACCTCAGTTGGTGACGTCGAACGCATCCGTAAAGTCGCCGAGCGCATCAAGGCGATCCGCGAAGAGGGTAACGAGCTCGTCATCGTCGTCTCGGCGCGTGCCGGCGTAACCAACGAGCTCATTGCCCGCGCCAAAGCCGTGTGCGCCAACCCGAGCGAGCGCGAGATGGACCAACTGCTCTCCATCGGCGAGCAGGAGACCATCGCCCTGACCGCCATGGCGCTGCACGGCGTCGGTGTTCCGGCGGTCTCCTACACCGGCGCACAAGCCGGCATTTTAACCGACACGGTTCACACCAAGGCCAAAATCACCACGATCAACGCCAAGCCCATCGCCGACGACCTCAAGGCGGGCAAGGTCGTGATCGTCGCCGGTTTTCAGGGCATCAACGGCGAAGGCCAAACCACCACGCTCGGCCGCGGCGGTTCCGACCTCACCGCCATCGCCTTGGCTGCCGCGCTTCAGGCCGACAAATGCGAGATCTATACTGACGTTGACGGCGTTTACACCGCTGACCCGCGCGTGGTTAAAGACGCCAAAAAACTCCAGGAAATCTCCTATGACGAGATGCTGGAGTTGGCCTCGTCCGGCTCGAAAGTCATGCAGTCCCGCTCAGTCGAATTTGCCGCCAAGTACGGCGTCGTTTTCGAAGTCCGCTCCTCCTTTAACTACAACCCAGGAACCATCGTGAAACAGGAAATCGCTTACATGGAAAAGGTCGTCGTGCGCGGTGTCGCCGTCGACAAAGACCAGGCCAAGATCATCGTCTCTAACATCCTCGACAAGCCCGGCTCCGCCGCGAAGGTCTTCCGCGCCTTGGCCGACGCCAGCATCATCGTCGACATGATCGTGCAGAACGTGGGCCGCAACGGCATCGCCAACCTCACCTTCACCGTTCCGCTCACCGACAGCCAGAAGGCCATCAAGACCTTGGAGCCCGTGCTCGACGCCATCGGTGGCGGCCAAGTCGCGATCCACGAAAACATTGCCAAGCTCTCCGTTGTTGGCGTGGGCATGAAGACCCACTCCGGCGTGGCCGCCACGCTGTTCCAGGCGCTGGCCGACGCTTCGATCAACATCGAGCTGATCAGCACCTCGGAAATCAAAATCTCGGTGGTGATCGACCGCGACAAAGCCGACGAGGCCGCCCGCGTCGCCCACGCCGCCTTCGAGCTGGAGAAGCTGTAA
- a CDS encoding four helix bundle protein, protein MPDDRNQSKPAAIRHFTDLVVWRKAHELSLGVFMLSKTWPIEERYALTDQVRRSTRSIGANLAEAWGKRRYEAAFVAKLTDSDAEAHETEHWLINAQAHGYITVNELTHLRSLLDEVGRMLGSMIARPESFITKPVTGSRRDVR, encoded by the coding sequence ATGCCAGACGACAGAAATCAGTCCAAACCAGCCGCGATCCGGCATTTTACTGATCTTGTCGTTTGGCGTAAGGCCCACGAGCTGAGCCTAGGAGTTTTCATGCTATCCAAAACCTGGCCGATAGAAGAGCGCTACGCATTAACGGATCAAGTCAGGCGTTCAACCCGCTCAATTGGGGCGAACCTAGCTGAAGCCTGGGGCAAACGCCGCTACGAGGCTGCGTTTGTCGCCAAGCTCACAGACTCTGACGCCGAAGCTCACGAAACCGAGCACTGGCTCATCAATGCGCAAGCGCACGGCTACATCACCGTCAACGAACTCACCCACTTACGCTCCCTACTCGATGAGGTCGGACGGATGTTAGGCTCGATGATCGCTCGCCCAGAGTCCTTTATCACCAAACCCGTTACGGGGAGTAGGAGAGATGTCAGATGA
- a CDS encoding threonine synthase, which translates to MLFTSTRGQTPPLSFSDAVATGLAPDGGLYLPETLPQFTAADLARFEPLPYAELCFEFLKHFATDIEPATLRTLIAQSYTTFSHPDIAPIVRLDERTSVLELFHGPTLAFKDFALQLLGNLYGHQCAVRGQTINVLGATSGDTGSAAIHGLLGKPGTAIFILYPDGRTSPLQERQMACTGADNVYAIAVDGSFDDAQASLKEIFADQDFRMRHRLSAVNSINLARVLAQCVYYLYAYLRLPAATRAETEFVVPTGNFGNVLAGWMLQKMGVPIHSFKVATNQNDILYRLFTTGDYRVSSVAPSLAPSMDIQVSSNFERFLYLSLGRDAAKVREVMETFKTTGGYKFQAFDRDTFSASRCTDAQIPGIIQSVYQRYGYVVDPHTACGFADLAKDRPSLILATASPAKFPDTIISAIGVEPKDPSLETLKQRPLKKHLLKADAVSIRAFIDAHAV; encoded by the coding sequence ATGCTCTTCACAAGCACCCGCGGACAGACTCCGCCCCTCAGCTTCTCCGACGCCGTTGCCACAGGCCTAGCGCCCGACGGCGGGCTCTACCTGCCCGAGACGCTGCCCCAGTTCACCGCCGCCGACCTAGCGCGCTTCGAGCCGCTGCCCTACGCCGAGCTGTGCTTTGAGTTTCTAAAACACTTCGCCACCGACATCGAGCCGGCGACCCTGCGCACGCTCATCGCGCAAAGTTACACCACGTTCTCGCACCCCGACATCGCGCCCATCGTCCGCCTCGACGAACGCACCTCGGTGCTGGAGCTTTTCCACGGCCCCACCCTCGCGTTCAAAGACTTCGCCCTCCAGCTGCTGGGCAACCTTTACGGCCACCAATGCGCCGTGCGCGGGCAGACGATCAACGTGCTTGGCGCCACCTCCGGCGACACCGGCTCGGCGGCGATTCACGGACTGCTGGGCAAACCCGGCACCGCGATTTTCATCCTTTATCCCGACGGCCGCACCTCGCCGCTCCAAGAGCGCCAGATGGCCTGCACCGGTGCGGACAACGTGTACGCCATCGCCGTCGATGGCTCGTTTGACGACGCCCAGGCCTCGCTCAAGGAGATCTTTGCCGACCAAGATTTCCGCATGCGCCACCGGCTCTCGGCGGTAAACTCGATTAACCTAGCGCGCGTGTTGGCGCAGTGCGTTTATTATCTCTACGCGTATCTGCGTCTGCCCGCAGCGACGCGTGCCGAAACTGAGTTCGTGGTCCCCACGGGCAATTTTGGTAACGTACTTGCCGGCTGGATGCTCCAGAAAATGGGCGTGCCGATCCACAGTTTCAAGGTCGCCACCAACCAGAACGACATCCTCTACCGCCTGTTCACCACCGGCGATTACCGCGTTTCATCGGTGGCCCCCAGCCTCGCACCTTCGATGGATATTCAGGTTTCGAGCAACTTTGAGCGTTTCCTCTACCTGAGTCTGGGCCGTGACGCCGCCAAGGTCCGCGAGGTCATGGAGACGTTTAAGACGACGGGCGGGTATAAATTCCAAGCCTTCGACCGCGACACGTTTAGCGCCTCGCGCTGCACCGACGCGCAGATCCCCGGGATCATCCAGTCGGTTTATCAGCGCTACGGTTACGTGGTTGATCCGCACACCGCCTGCGGTTTCGCCGACTTGGCGAAAGATCGTCCCAGCCTGATCCTAGCGACGGCCAGCCCGGCTAAGTTCCCCGACACGATTATTTCCGCGATCGGGGTAGAACCGAAAGACCCGAGCTTGGAGACGTTAAAACAACGCCCGTTGAAGAAACATTTACTCAAAGCCGACGCGGTCTCGATCCGCGCCTTTATCGACGCCCACGCGGTGTAA
- a CDS encoding citramalate synthase, which produces MSSAVKIYDTTLRDGTQGEGISFSVTDKLLITEKLDQFGVDYIEGGFPGSNPRDITYFQEVRSLKLKHARLAAFGSTRRAGIKASEDAQLKTLLDSGMPVMTIVGKTWTLHVTEIIRTTLEENLAMIEDSARYLTAQGREVIYDAEHFFDGYRANPDYAMQTLAAAIRGGASNLSLCDTNGGTMVDDFKTIVGRVVSEFGGDKVGVHCHNDSGLGAALTLAGIGAGATLVQGTANGYGERTGNANLFTVLPSLFLKMGRTARCAANLDQLRELSLYFDELANLKPDTKSPYIGASAFAHKGGLHANAAQKVKSSYEHIDPALVGNRTRVLVSDMAGRSSIAMKAKELGLDLDEKSPAMKTLIDELKDLEFRGYEFEAADASLKLLIARAMGQAQAFFEVEGYRVSVERRGNESVSEATVKLKLNGLSLHTVAECSGPVGALDKALRLALEGVFPKIKVLELRDYKVRILDSRAGANARTRVFIESGDGKSIWGTVGVSDNVIDASWQALIDAVNYQLLQG; this is translated from the coding sequence ATGAGTTCCGCCGTTAAAATCTACGACACCACCTTGCGCGATGGCACGCAGGGCGAAGGCATCAGCTTCTCGGTCACCGACAAACTGCTGATTACGGAGAAACTCGACCAGTTCGGCGTGGACTACATCGAGGGCGGTTTCCCCGGCTCCAATCCCCGCGACATCACCTATTTTCAGGAAGTCCGTTCGCTTAAACTCAAACACGCACGCTTGGCCGCCTTCGGCTCCACCCGGCGCGCGGGCATCAAGGCCTCCGAGGACGCCCAGCTCAAAACCCTGCTCGATAGTGGCATGCCGGTCATGACCATCGTCGGCAAAACCTGGACCCTGCACGTCACCGAAATCATCCGCACAACCCTTGAGGAAAACCTCGCGATGATCGAGGACTCCGCCCGCTACCTCACCGCCCAGGGCCGCGAGGTGATTTACGACGCTGAACACTTTTTCGACGGTTACCGCGCCAATCCCGACTACGCGATGCAGACCCTGGCAGCGGCGATCCGCGGCGGGGCGAGTAACCTCTCGTTGTGCGACACCAACGGCGGCACGATGGTGGATGATTTTAAGACCATCGTCGGCCGGGTGGTGAGCGAGTTCGGCGGAGATAAAGTCGGCGTGCATTGCCACAACGACAGCGGTCTGGGCGCGGCACTCACGTTGGCCGGTATCGGCGCTGGCGCTACGCTCGTGCAAGGCACCGCCAACGGCTACGGCGAACGCACCGGTAACGCTAATTTGTTCACCGTGCTGCCGAGTCTGTTTCTTAAGATGGGCCGCACCGCCCGCTGCGCCGCCAACTTGGATCAGCTGCGCGAGTTGTCGCTGTATTTTGACGAGCTGGCCAACCTCAAGCCCGACACCAAGTCGCCCTACATCGGTGCCTCGGCCTTCGCGCACAAAGGCGGCCTGCACGCCAACGCGGCGCAGAAGGTGAAATCCTCCTACGAACACATCGACCCGGCGTTGGTGGGTAACCGCACCCGGGTGCTGGTGTCCGACATGGCCGGCCGCTCCAGCATCGCCATGAAAGCGAAGGAGCTCGGCCTCGACCTCGACGAGAAATCCCCGGCGATGAAGACCCTCATCGACGAGCTCAAGGACCTCGAGTTCCGCGGCTACGAGTTCGAGGCGGCCGACGCCTCGCTCAAATTGCTCATCGCCCGGGCGATGGGCCAGGCGCAGGCATTTTTCGAGGTCGAGGGCTACCGCGTGAGCGTCGAGCGTCGGGGCAACGAATCGGTTTCCGAAGCCACGGTGAAGTTAAAACTCAACGGGCTGTCGTTGCACACGGTCGCCGAATGCTCCGGCCCGGTCGGCGCGCTCGACAAAGCCCTGCGCCTCGCACTTGAGGGCGTTTTCCCGAAAATCAAAGTTCTGGAGCTACGCGACTACAAGGTGCGCATCCTCGACAGCCGTGCGGGGGCCAACGCCCGCACCCGCGTTTTTATCGAAAGCGGCGACGGTAAAAGCATCTGGGGTACGGTTGGGGTGAGCGACAACGTGATCGACGCCTCCTGGCAAGCGCTCATCGACGCGGTGAATTACCAGTTGCTACAGGGTTGA
- a CDS encoding DUF883 family protein, with product MRTLTEPHAQSPKDLLDDLHTLVTEAEKVLSESNSTHTGETMAALRSRLDAAQARLGELYSTAKQRTIAGAKFTDETIRANPYQSIAISAGVGLLVGFLFGRRKD from the coding sequence ATGAGAACGCTCACTGAACCCCACGCCCAGTCGCCCAAGGACCTGCTCGATGACCTGCACACGCTCGTCACCGAGGCCGAAAAAGTCCTCTCCGAGTCCAACTCCACCCACACCGGCGAAACCATGGCCGCACTGCGCAGCCGCTTGGACGCCGCTCAGGCCCGCCTCGGCGAGCTTTATTCCACCGCCAAACAACGCACCATCGCCGGTGCCAAATTCACCGACGAGACCATCCGAGCTAACCCCTACCAATCGATCGCGATCTCTGCTGGCGTCGGCCTGCTGGTAGGCTTTTTGTTCGGCCGCCGTAAAGACTAG
- a CDS encoding phage holin family protein — MDSAPPPSSGFMSSLRLLGDGIFESIQDRIRLLALELQEEKYRLIQIFVWISAVIFTGILAAIFASLTLAYYFWQSGPLTVLGSLTLFYSLSLGAAILRLRHHISRHPKSFAGTLEELESDRACIHNPN; from the coding sequence ATGGACTCTGCTCCCCCGCCCTCCTCTGGTTTTATGAGCAGCTTACGCCTGCTCGGTGACGGCATTTTTGAAAGCATACAGGACCGGATTCGTCTGCTTGCCCTAGAGCTCCAAGAGGAAAAATACCGCCTGATCCAGATCTTCGTCTGGATCAGTGCGGTCATTTTCACGGGGATTTTAGCCGCCATTTTCGCCAGTTTGACCTTGGCGTATTACTTCTGGCAGTCCGGCCCCTTGACGGTCCTGGGCAGCTTGACCCTTTTTTATAGCCTGAGCCTAGGGGCGGCTATCCTCCGACTGCGGCACCATATTTCCCGCCACCCCAAATCCTTCGCAGGTACACTTGAAGAGCTGGAGTCAGACCGCGCATGTATCCACAACCCGAATTAG
- a CDS encoding IS630 family transposase yields the protein MKGLDDAARPGAKRTYGEDFRDRVLALLEGPPPPGQARWDGPAVARVLGGSVHAVWRVLRKEGICLQRQRSWCVSTDKQFAAKAADIVGLYLSPPEKALVISVDEKPGIQALERATGYVETDNGKIVQGLKSTYKRHGTLNLFAALDVATGLIKTQKTTLKRREEFLLFMDQVVADHPPERELHVILDNYCTHKKCDAWLARHPNVHFHFTPTSASWLNQVEIWFGILTRKALRGANFRSVAELSQAIDAFVAAYLPNAKPFKWRKREVKGSQLRNTIINLRN from the coding sequence ATGAAGGGGCTGGATGATGCGGCACGGCCGGGCGCGAAGCGCACCTACGGTGAGGACTTTCGAGATCGGGTGCTGGCTTTATTGGAAGGGCCACCCCCTCCGGGGCAGGCGCGCTGGGATGGTCCAGCGGTGGCCCGTGTGCTCGGCGGCTCGGTGCACGCGGTCTGGCGAGTGCTGCGCAAGGAGGGCATTTGCCTGCAGCGCCAGCGCTCGTGGTGCGTGAGCACTGACAAGCAGTTCGCAGCCAAGGCAGCCGATATCGTCGGGCTCTACCTGAGCCCACCGGAAAAGGCATTGGTGATAAGTGTGGATGAAAAGCCTGGCATCCAAGCCCTAGAGCGCGCCACCGGTTACGTGGAGACCGACAATGGTAAAATCGTCCAGGGACTCAAAAGCACCTACAAGCGCCACGGTACACTCAACTTGTTCGCTGCCCTTGATGTGGCCACGGGCTTGATCAAGACGCAGAAAACCACCCTTAAGCGCCGGGAGGAGTTCCTGCTGTTCATGGACCAAGTGGTGGCGGATCACCCGCCCGAGAGAGAACTCCACGTGATTTTGGATAATTATTGCACCCACAAAAAGTGCGACGCTTGGCTCGCTCGGCACCCCAATGTCCACTTCCACTTTACCCCAACCTCGGCGAGTTGGCTCAATCAAGTTGAAATCTGGTTCGGCATACTAACAAGGAAGGCGCTACGGGGCGCGAACTTCAGAAGCGTCGCCGAACTTAGTCAGGCCATTGACGCTTTCGTCGCCGCCTACCTGCCCAATGCCAAGCCGTTCAAGTGGCGCAAGCGCGAGGTCAAGGGAAGCCAACTCAGAAATACTATCATTAATCTACGCAATTAA
- a CDS encoding IS21 family transposase, with protein MIDYELYCRIKQAEAAGHSAPQIARSLQLHVQTVRRWQAQEKYVRSQAAQVPRPSKLDVHKPAIARWLEAHPFTAMQLWQKVRERGYTGGYSILKDYVRRVRPRNLEAFLTLKFAPGQTAQVDWGSFGAVEVDGTRRALSFFVMVLGYSRFLHVEFTLGQGQEWWLGCHRRAFEKLGGVPREVMVDNCKTAVLSHVPGTDPVYNAQYLDFARHYGFTIKACGPGHPQSKGMVENAVGYVKKSFLGGRQMNGFTELGPAASLWLETVANVRVHAETQGRPVDRLPEERAALLPLNPVASPAVRTLSVRASRRCRVSIETNRYSVPTKFAGALLTAQIEGAQVRFYADRTLVAEHARSFARRADVENPEHVRELEERKRQGARQRLRLRFLELSPAAPAYQRGLEERRLNAGHHLATIVGLVALYGTEAVGRAIESAHELGAYSSDYILNLLEQRARALPQAGPIHLTRADALAALELELRPPDLSPYTQ; from the coding sequence GTGATCGATTACGAACTGTATTGCCGGATAAAACAGGCGGAGGCGGCCGGTCACAGTGCGCCGCAAATCGCCCGCTCGCTCCAGTTGCACGTGCAGACGGTGAGGCGCTGGCAGGCGCAGGAAAAGTACGTGCGCAGCCAGGCCGCGCAGGTGCCTAGGCCAAGCAAGCTCGACGTGCACAAGCCGGCGATCGCGCGCTGGCTGGAGGCCCATCCGTTCACCGCCATGCAGCTCTGGCAAAAGGTGCGCGAGCGGGGGTACACGGGCGGGTATTCAATTTTGAAAGACTACGTGCGGCGGGTGCGGCCGAGGAACCTGGAGGCGTTTCTTACCCTCAAGTTTGCCCCCGGCCAGACCGCGCAGGTGGACTGGGGCAGTTTTGGCGCGGTGGAGGTGGACGGCACCCGGCGGGCTTTAAGTTTTTTCGTCATGGTTTTGGGGTACAGCCGGTTCCTGCATGTGGAATTTACCCTCGGGCAGGGCCAGGAGTGGTGGCTGGGCTGTCACCGGCGCGCCTTTGAAAAACTCGGCGGGGTGCCGCGCGAGGTGATGGTGGACAACTGCAAGACGGCCGTCCTCTCGCATGTGCCCGGGACCGACCCGGTGTACAACGCCCAGTACCTGGACTTTGCCCGGCACTACGGGTTTACGATAAAAGCGTGCGGGCCGGGGCATCCGCAGTCCAAGGGCATGGTGGAAAACGCGGTGGGTTACGTGAAAAAAAGCTTCCTTGGCGGGCGGCAGATGAACGGGTTTACCGAGCTGGGGCCGGCCGCCAGCTTGTGGCTGGAAACGGTGGCCAACGTGCGCGTTCACGCTGAAACCCAGGGCCGGCCGGTGGACCGGCTGCCCGAGGAGCGCGCTGCGCTCCTGCCGCTTAACCCGGTGGCCAGTCCGGCGGTGCGCACCTTAAGCGTGCGGGCGTCGCGGCGGTGCCGGGTGAGTATCGAAACGAACCGCTACTCGGTGCCCACGAAGTTTGCCGGGGCGCTACTCACCGCGCAGATCGAGGGGGCGCAGGTGAGGTTTTATGCGGACCGCACCCTGGTGGCCGAGCATGCCCGCAGTTTTGCCCGCCGCGCCGATGTGGAAAACCCCGAGCATGTGCGCGAACTCGAGGAGCGCAAACGGCAGGGGGCGCGGCAGCGCCTGCGGCTACGGTTTTTGGAACTGAGCCCGGCGGCACCCGCCTACCAACGGGGGCTGGAGGAGCGCCGGCTCAACGCGGGACACCACCTGGCGACTATCGTGGGTTTGGTGGCCCTGTATGGAACGGAGGCAGTCGGCCGGGCGATCGAAAGCGCCCATGAACTCGGCGCCTACTCCAGCGATTACATCCTCAACTTGCTCGAACAACGCGCGCGGGCCTTGCCGCAAGCCGGGCCGATCCACCTCACCCGCGCCGACGCGTTGGCCGCACTGGAACTCGAACTGCGTCCCCCGGATTTAAGCCCCTATACCCAATGA
- a CDS encoding ATP-binding protein: MKTEPEKTDLLKDQLKYLKLGYLLRHHGELTAEAAKARCSHAEFLRRLVQAETQDRQIRALERRIQAARFPVKKTVDQFQWDWPKELNEAQVRHLFELGFVKERTNAVFCGGVGLGKTHLASALGYAACQAGYTVLFTTAVDAINALVTAQSLHRLQAELKRYMTPAVLVLDEVGYLPLDKSGADLLFQIVSQRYERGSLIVTTNKAYKHWAGIFNNDAGITAAILDRLLHRAQTVVIEGKSYRMKDRLADEPAS; encoded by the coding sequence ATGAAAACAGAACCCGAAAAAACCGATTTATTAAAAGATCAACTCAAGTACCTGAAACTCGGTTACCTGCTGCGCCACCACGGCGAACTCACGGCCGAGGCGGCCAAGGCGCGCTGTTCGCACGCCGAATTTTTACGCCGACTGGTGCAGGCCGAGACCCAGGACCGCCAGATCCGGGCGCTGGAGCGGCGCATCCAGGCAGCGCGCTTCCCGGTCAAGAAAACCGTCGACCAGTTCCAGTGGGACTGGCCCAAGGAGTTGAACGAAGCGCAGGTGCGGCACCTCTTCGAACTGGGCTTTGTCAAGGAGCGCACCAACGCGGTGTTTTGCGGTGGTGTGGGGCTTGGGAAGACACATCTCGCGAGCGCGTTGGGCTACGCGGCGTGCCAGGCGGGCTACACGGTGCTGTTTACGACGGCGGTGGACGCGATCAACGCCCTGGTCACCGCCCAGTCCCTGCACCGGTTGCAAGCCGAGTTGAAGCGTTACATGACCCCTGCGGTGCTCGTGCTCGATGAGGTCGGCTACCTGCCGCTCGACAAGTCGGGGGCCGACCTGCTCTTCCAGATCGTCAGCCAACGCTACGAACGCGGCTCGCTGATCGTCACCACCAACAAGGCCTACAAACACTGGGCAGGGATCTTTAACAACGACGCTGGCATCACCGCGGCGATCCTGGACCGCCTACTGCACCGGGCCCAGACCGTCGTCATCGAGGGCAAATCCTACCGCATGAAAGACCGCCTGGCCGACGAACCTGCAAGCTGA